In Gadus chalcogrammus isolate NIFS_2021 chromosome 11, NIFS_Gcha_1.0, whole genome shotgun sequence, a single window of DNA contains:
- the nacad gene encoding serine-rich adhesin for platelets, producing the protein MVEDVSPRRSSSGRSSDSQEDVVSSEGLLCLLEDAHVRRAEYPATLPQEGLELQLEACGSDEHYSYIEQLTMVRVRQLEQASDVLGTDTDTATPCSASISHSAPLLEAFGDIESNSSMLFPGVYTNDESDEDRMIPASLLSFPLHTSLIFQADSMEITLFPTEEETEVEEVKKDNEEKDVDAYAAGEDEADVEDVDDDDDDSEEEEAAEAKVEEKVAEEEDDVDVAEEECDGKAVEDPTEEDTSASFLHSLSETSINEGLDESFCYPDDTDDSLDSASYNGEEDERLYSTERHAQSPEPRCLDAVNCINLQPEAGQQPASVQAEPFEGQICPKLSHHMEPPHSSEPVPDQPPSSHSPSGSESDMEISSGLSDSLSQPKDVCGSTPVANPPVDSALCHEAAPDSANVCFQTISCPSVTVQKYTTEQPYRSLALDIRPEATVTEIKEQSLHEHITAERDQQRSGMSEEESTDELEGDSFKLLIKPRHSQFKSKQSAGIARPLSSKSETQKSPTSVRAVIAISVPIVQTEHGELELDQQNGNALAEGVSLMGESSEGTSLSVKTGSPTAATNDLNKGVPLLSYPKDPIPNPSNIPISACSEVVSDPPDNLVLNPCPCDSAQENLRENTLSAEEGGTGAHGSPHTPLAISPKRENSETTSARVMDSAAVAWGSDCMGLRLGLGLGPGATLGAFGVVGSLSLSLGKSYELEEAESLLMCNIEGQSTQMAMAPDLPDINSGENENDGEGDKENNSALWKREGMADVELIDEGAPESNLSHWRSIEEISEAGGGEDGSSRFLDDNVSNLNPVDAGKNKDAQDQGNTSAFNSLEMPVSGTLNALSEELRPLNTSVSVTESTSNIPLIDMPTPNETHMNRRPIDSFLNLSETEDGCDSPCNISALGSDVSIVGQLPSSPELINSRRQNNTVSPSASKEIDIALSLIGGSFGSFTSKPKLNQSKPARSCQENASSVLGKDEEENIGPLLNPVIMKLQLEVQREVDVSCLTSSDINQTKTQNAFEDGETCVCTSGERDKVESKNGEKERKNELEGEKEVIEEKRECENTSIDVEKMEQNKTKNEMEKQKRQSQQRAANKEKDNGNVSPEDFEASPCNTHHEPCADPPVNTKNGQKGRQGKHKASQPATHADTCSQAGPVPPECVVSAAGGQTRGLAHSKSKKGRKQNKMSMASDKKQTVPAKVEAEGNQNRTDPSSSSPDECIFSLGNSISPMRAQDKLHDLASRNHSMQKQEVLDNRPLPRGSPKDINENNTSSSTTRALTSSSSFLSSSPPPLSSSHRPCSSLHPEDELNTQESHHGLPSLTQNGDQIPVSNTGVNLPSCPPPIIYNKNNKNNNLQKQRHSTPTTSSSPSVSAAPSSVALLPLSLSKPTQQSPCGYQDQKEFFLPSQTGPPPQSEGAALPGHLARRAVPWSGRDTYRGSRLVMDTDSEEDVALPQDHRIQAKGTAGSRHSSMHKECESSNHMEIQPFSQQLITDRQPCCPISSRHKFSEEILQSFKNNLGSCNDSETEGSVPELEGPETTSCRPSQPQSMSPIDEGLNRPKQSRSEKKARKAMSKLGLKPVHGVTRITIRKSKSILFVISRPDVFKSPASDIYIVFGEAKIEDLSQQVHKAAAEKFKVPVSSSPLAPPAPPSVAIKEESEEEEEEEVDAGGLEQRDIELVMAQANVSRAKAMRALKHNNNDIVNAIMELTM; encoded by the exons AGCTGCAACTAGAGGCTTGTGGGTCAGACGAACATTATTCATACATAGAGCAGTTAACCATGGTGAGGGTCAGGCAACTAGAGCAAGCCTCCGATGTCTTGGGCACTGACACAGATACCGCCACCCCTTGCTCTGCTAGTATCAGCCACAGCGCTCCCCTTCTCGAGGCATTTGGTGACATTGAATCCAATTCTTCTATGCTCTTCCCAGGAGTCTACACTAATGATGAGTCCGATGAGGACAGGATGATTCCGGCCTCACTGCTGTCCTTCCCTCTTCACACAAGCCTTATCTTCCAGGCTGACTCCATGGAAATCACCCTCTTCCCAACAGAAGAGGAGACAGAAGTAGAAGAAGTGAAAAAAGACAATGAAGAAAAGGATGTGGATGCTTATGCTGCTGGCGAGGATGAAGCCGATGTTGAAGATGTtgacgacgatgacgatgattctgaagaggaagaagctgctgaggctaaggtagaggagaaggtggcagaggaggaagatgacgtGGATGTGGCTGAAGAGGAGTGTGATGGTAAAGCAGTGGAGGATCCAACAGAGGAAGACACATCTGCTTCTTTCCTTCATTCGTTATCGGAGACATCCATCAACGAGGGCCTGGATGAGTCATTTTGTTATCCAGATGACACAGATGACTCATTAGATTCTGCTTCATACAACGGCGAGGAGGATGAGCGCCTGTACAGTACAGAGAGGCATGCCCAGTCACCCGAGCCTAGATGTTTAGATGCAGTAAACTGCATTAACTTGCAACCAGAAGCTGGGCAACAGCCTGCCAGTGTTCAAGCTGAGCCCTTTGAGGGACAAATTTGCCCCAAACTATCTCATCACATGGAACCACCCCATAGCTCTGAACCTGTCCCTGATCAACCACCATCTTCTCACAGCCCAAGTGGAAGTGAAAGTGACATGGAGATCTCTTCTGGGCTGTCAGACTCCCTTAGCCAGCCTAAAGATGTCTGTGGTTCCACTCCTGTTGCCAACCCTCCTGTCGATTCTGCTTTATGTCATGAAGCTGCTCCTGATTCTGCTAATGTTTGTTTTCAAACTATTTCCTGCCCTTCGGTCACAGTTCAAAAGTATACAACAGAGCAACCCTATCGAAGTCTGGCTCTGGATATCAGACCAGAAGCAACTGTTACAGAGATAAAAGAGCAATCACTGCATGAACACATTACGGCAGAGAGGGACCAGCAGAGAAGTGGTATGTCTGAGGAGGAGTCCACAGATGAACTCGAGGGAGACTCGTTTAAATTGCTCATCAAGCCTCGACATTCTCAATTTAAAAGCAAACAATCTGCCGGGATAGCAAGACCTTTGTCATCCAAATCAGAGACTCAGAAAAGTCCCACATCTGTTAGGGCAGTAATAGCAATAAGTGTACCCATCGTGCAGACGGAGCATGGGGAGCTTGAGCTTGACCAACAAAATGGAAATGCTTTAGCTGAGGGTGTGAGTCTGATGGGCGAAAGTTCGGAGGGAACTAGCCTTTCTGTGAAAACAGGGTCGCCGACCGCCGCCACCAATGACTTGAATAAGGGTGTCCCTCTTCTTTCCTATCCCAAGGACCCAATTCCTAACCCCAGTAACATCCCCATATCTGCCTGCTCAGAGGTTGTTTCAGATCCACCGGACAACCTGGTCCTGAACCCCTGCCCCTGTGACTCGGCCCAGGAGAACCTGAGGGAGAACACGCTGAGTGCTGAGGAGGGTGGCACAGGAGCTCATGgttctccacacacaccgctcGCTATCTCGCCCAAGAGAGAGAACTCAGAGACCACCTCAGCAAGGGTGATGGACTCTGCAGCAGTGGCATGGGGTTCCGACTGCATGGGGCTGAGGTTAGGTCTGGGACTAGGGCCCGGGGCAACACTCGGGGCCTTTGGAGTTGTGgggtcactctctctttctctggggAAGAGCTATGAGCTAGAAGAGGCAGAGAGCCTGCTCATGTGCAACATAGAAGGACAGAGTACACAGATGGCAATGGCACCCGACCTACCCGACATTAACTCTGGAGAAAATGAGAATGATGGTGAAGGAGataaagaaaacaacagtgctttgtggaagagagaggggatggcAGATGTGGAGCTCATAGATGAGGGAGCCCCTGAATCAAATTTGTCACACTGGAGATCCATCGAAGAGATATCAGAGGCAGGGGGTGGAGAGGATGGCAGCTCCAGATTCCTGGATGATAATGTCAGTAATCTAAACCCAGTCGATGCAGGAAAAAACAAAGATGCACAAGATCAGGGCAACACGTCGGCTTTCAATTCCTTAGAAATGCCAGTTAGTGGGACTTTGAATGCCTTGTCAGAGGAATTAAGGCCTCTGAACACGAGTGTCAGTGTGACTGAGTCCACTTCAAATATTCCACTCATTGATATGCCAACACCAAatgaaacacacatgaacagaaGGCCAATTGACAGCTTTTTAAACCTATCTGAAACAGAGGATGGTTGTGATAGTCCCTGTAACATTTCTGCACTGGGTTCTGACGTGTCTATTGTGGGCCAACTGCCCAGTTCACCAGAACTGATCAACTCTAGACGCCAAAATAATACAGTGTCCCCCTCAGCCTCTAAGGAGATTGATATCGCCCTTTCTCTGATTGGCGGATCCTTTGGTTCCTTCACTTCCAAACCAAAGTTAAATCAATCAAAACCTGCTAGGAGTTGTCAAGAAAATGCTTCATCAGTTTTGGgaaaggatgaggaggaaaatATAGGGCCTCTGTTGAATCCAGTTATAATGAAACTACAGTTGGAAGTCCAAAGAGAAGTAGATGTCAGTTGTTTGACTTCCAGTGATATCAACCAAACAAAGACTCAAAATGCCTTTGAAGATGGGGAGACTTGTGTCTGTacatcaggagagagagataaggtgGAATCCaaaaatggagagaaagaaaggaagaatgagcttgagggggagaaagaggtgaTTGAGGAGAAAAGGGAGTGTGAAAATACAAGCATAGATGTGGAGAAAATGGAGCAAAACAAGACAAAGAATGAAATGGAGAAACAGAAAAGACAAAGCCAACAGAGGGCAGCAAATAAAGAGAAGGACAATGGGAATGTTTCCCCAGAAGATTTCGAGGCCTCTCCATGTAACACCCATCACGAGCCTTGTGCTGATCCACCAGTCAACACCAAGAATGGACAAAAAGGGAGGCAGGGCAAACACAAAGCATCCCAGCCAgccacacatgcagacacatgctCCCAGGCCGGTCCTGTTCCACCGGAGTGTGTTGTTTCAGCTGCTGGGGGCCAAACAAGGGGGCTTGCTCATTCTAAATCTAAGAAAGGACGTAAGCAAAACAAGATGTCCATGGCATCGGACAAAAAGCAGACAGTACCTGCAAAAGTTGAAGCTGAAGGGAATCAGAACAGAACAGACCCTTCCAGCTCTAGTCCTGATGAGTGCATTTTTAGCCTTGGAAACAGCATATCTCCCATGCGTGCCCAAGACAAACTCCATGATTTAGCATCAAGGAACCACTCAATGCAGAAACAGGAAGTGCTTGATAACAGGCCATTACCGAGGGGAAGCCCCAAGGATATTAATGAAAATAACACTAGCAGCTCTACCACTCGGGCGCTCACATCCTCTTCCAGCTTTCTCTCTtcttcaccaccacctctctcttcctcccatcGGCCATGCAGCTCCTTGCATCCAGAAGATGAGCTCAACACCCAGGAGTCCCATCACGGCCTCCCCTCATTGACTCAGAATGGAGATCAAATTCCTGTCAGTAACACCGGGGTTAACCTACCCTCTTGCCCTCCTCCAATtatttacaacaaaaacaacaagaacaacaacctTCAAAAGCAAAGGCATTCCACACCAACAACATCTAGCAGTCCCAGTGTCTCTGCTGCCCCTTCTTCTGTTGCTCTTTTGCCTCTCAGTCTGTCCAAGCCCACCCAACAGTCTCCGTGTGGATATCAGGATCAGAAGGAGTTCTTTCTGCCTTCTCAAACCGGCCCGCCACCCCAGTCTGAGGGGGCTGCTCTGCCCGGTCACCTGGCCAGGCGTGCTGTGCCTTGGAGTGGAAGAGACACATACAGAG GTTCCCGTCTTGTTATGGACACAGACAGTGAAGAGGACGTAGCTCTTCCTCAAGATCACAGAATCCAGGCCAAAGGGACTGCTGGAAGCCGGCATAGTTCAATGCATAAAGAGTGTGAATCATCCAACCACATGGAAATTCAGCCCTTTTCTCAACAGTTGattacagacagacagccttGCTGTCCAATCAGCAGCCGACACAAGTTTTCAGAAGAAATCCTCCAGTCCTTCAAAAATAATT TGGGCTCCTGTAACGACTCAGAGACTGAAGGCTCGGTGCCAGAGCTGGAGGGTCCAGAGACGACGTCATGCAGACCCTCACAGCCCCAG TCCATGTCCCCCATCGACGAAGGGTTAAACAGACCCAAACAGAGTCGCAGTGAGAAGAAGGCCCGCAAG GCCATGTCCAAGCTGGGTTTGAAGCCAGTTCATGGTGTGACCAGGATCACCATCAGGAAGTCTAAGAGCATCCTGTTTGTCATCAGCAGACCAGACGTGTTCAAAAGCCCGGCCTCTGACATCTACATCGTATTTGGAGAAGCCAAg ATTGAGGACCTGTCCCAGCAGGTCCATAAAGCTGCTGCTGAGAAGTTCAAGGTGCCTGTGTCCTCCTCCCCGctggccccccccgccccgcccagcGTGGCCAtcaaggaggagagtgaggaggaagaggaggaggag GTGGACGCTGGAGGCCTGGAGCAGCGGGACATCGAGCTAGTCATGGCTCAGGCCAACGTGTCGCGGGCCA